Proteins encoded in a region of the Paenibacillus sp. W2I17 genome:
- a CDS encoding DUF5317 domain-containing protein, with translation MVYDGILLGLIVGFFRGGLRHGLNQFAALKLRSGWIFPVLLLIQFFIFYLQERFEWVASINGYLFAAVYITGLAFLWLNRHHTGFMLIWIGVFLNFAVMAVNGGRMPVSVEASAVLGPYYVDMLREGGAVSKHFMMDASTNLPFLGDIIPLSSPYPRTQVISIGDVVMNVGIFLFIQYMMVNRDKKAVQPAKTHQA, from the coding sequence ATGGTATATGACGGTATTCTACTAGGCTTGATCGTTGGATTTTTTCGGGGCGGGTTGCGGCATGGGCTCAACCAGTTTGCAGCACTCAAGCTGCGAAGCGGCTGGATTTTCCCTGTATTGTTGCTAATCCAGTTCTTTATTTTCTATCTCCAGGAACGATTCGAATGGGTGGCATCCATTAATGGATATCTCTTTGCTGCCGTCTACATTACAGGGCTTGCTTTCCTGTGGCTCAACAGACACCATACCGGTTTCATGCTCATCTGGATTGGGGTATTTCTCAATTTTGCCGTGATGGCTGTAAATGGTGGGCGCATGCCTGTTTCTGTGGAAGCCTCCGCTGTACTGGGGCCCTATTATGTAGACATGCTCAGGGAAGGCGGCGCCGTATCGAAGCATTTTATGATGGATGCATCTACAAATCTGCCTTTTCTCGGTGATATCATCCCACTCTCCAGCCCTTATCCACGGACTCAGGTGATCAGTATCGGTGATGTGGTCATGAACGTTGGCATATTCCTTTTTATCCAATACATGATGGTGAATCGGGACAAAAAGGCTGTGCAACCTGCTAAAACTCATCAGGCTTGA
- a CDS encoding diguanylate cyclase: protein MNFIRNLIHKADRSSLYVILLSCTGIGVFLYMNKWSYLHLTTADWVMVYTMLGAALILDYFTFQIPPKGNQQSMDSSVYLACIFMFGGAFSLSVLLPVSIILLIKERKLTWWKHIVNFSIYSLMITGAAAVFEWTGGQSGTLDGYNLIPYFAALAAYFIINTITLGLFFHFSTKDALQQMKRAFVTESLLVYLCTLILALVLTILVVHNGVLGLLLYLSLSILLSHAFKQLFVMYQTIEEKANTDQRTGLFNHSYFESMLENELTTARTQGTPLCLGLIDIDDFKKYNDRFGHLQGDSLLALLGDFLMRKTEGTPVTAFRYGGEEFTLLMPGMELDESYRFMNKLRKQLNDTPFEGVEVFPHGCLSFSAGVAPYQVDMYNKSQLVDQADKALYYAKKQGKNNVHRHGSNDGMEHEIDLVQDVRDIEQQLNLFRYKDMDTFKHSKRVYKYALDISELLALDNAEKRRFVLGALIHDIGKLEIPWSILNKKDKLTAEEWETIKGHVTWGKKMVITNDRFADLIPYIELHHERYDGKGYPYGLKGNEIPRLCRMLTVIDSFDAMTTERPYQETKNVEEAIRELRSCSGSQFDPELAELFIQYIEKRTAQQQLQ from the coding sequence ATGAACTTTATTCGTAACCTTATCCATAAGGCAGATCGAAGCAGTCTGTATGTTATTTTGCTTAGTTGTACCGGGATCGGTGTTTTTCTGTACATGAACAAGTGGTCTTACCTTCATCTAACCACGGCGGATTGGGTTATGGTCTACACCATGCTGGGTGCGGCTTTAATTCTGGATTATTTCACATTCCAGATTCCACCCAAAGGCAATCAGCAATCCATGGATTCATCGGTATACCTTGCCTGTATATTCATGTTTGGCGGAGCTTTCAGTTTATCTGTACTGCTTCCTGTCTCCATCATCCTGTTAATCAAAGAGCGCAAGCTCACCTGGTGGAAACACATTGTCAATTTCAGCATCTACAGTCTCATGATTACGGGAGCAGCTGCCGTGTTTGAGTGGACTGGCGGGCAATCGGGAACTCTGGACGGCTATAACCTGATACCTTATTTTGCAGCACTCGCAGCCTACTTCATCATCAACACGATCACACTTGGCTTATTCTTTCACTTCTCAACAAAGGATGCATTACAGCAGATGAAGCGGGCATTCGTAACCGAATCCCTGCTGGTTTATTTATGTACGCTGATTCTGGCGCTTGTCCTGACGATTCTGGTTGTACACAATGGCGTACTCGGTCTGTTGTTATATCTGAGTCTCAGTATTCTGCTCTCCCATGCATTCAAGCAGTTGTTTGTCATGTATCAGACCATTGAGGAGAAAGCTAACACGGATCAGCGCACAGGCCTGTTCAACCATAGTTATTTTGAAAGTATGTTGGAAAATGAACTGACTACCGCTCGTACGCAAGGAACACCGCTCTGTCTGGGGCTTATTGATATTGATGATTTCAAAAAGTATAACGATCGGTTTGGCCACCTTCAAGGTGACAGTCTGCTGGCCCTGCTGGGGGATTTTCTAATGCGAAAGACGGAAGGCACACCTGTTACCGCCTTTCGTTATGGAGGGGAAGAGTTCACTTTGCTCATGCCAGGCATGGAACTGGACGAATCCTACAGGTTCATGAACAAGCTGCGTAAACAACTGAACGACACGCCGTTTGAAGGCGTTGAAGTGTTTCCACACGGTTGTCTCTCCTTCTCTGCTGGCGTCGCGCCCTATCAGGTAGATATGTATAACAAATCCCAGCTCGTGGATCAGGCGGATAAAGCACTGTATTATGCGAAGAAACAGGGCAAGAACAACGTGCACCGCCACGGCAGCAACGATGGTATGGAACATGAGATTGATCTGGTACAGGACGTTCGTGACATCGAGCAGCAGCTCAATCTGTTCAGATACAAGGATATGGATACGTTTAAACATTCCAAACGGGTCTACAAATATGCACTGGATATCAGTGAATTGCTCGCACTGGACAATGCGGAAAAACGTCGCTTCGTGCTGGGAGCACTCATTCATGACATCGGAAAACTGGAGATTCCTTGGTCCATTCTGAACAAAAAGGACAAGCTCACCGCAGAAGAATGGGAAACGATCAAAGGACATGTCACCTGGGGTAAAAAAATGGTGATCACGAACGATCGCTTCGCCGATCTGATTCCGTATATTGAACTTCACCACGAGCGCTATGATGGCAAAGGCTATCCTTACGGCCTGAAGGGTAACGAGATTCCCCGGCTCTGCCGGATGCTGACCGTAATTGACTCCTTTGATGCCATGACGACAGAGCGGCCGTATCAGGAAACCAAGAACGTGGAAGAAGCGATTCGGGAGCTACGCTCATGTTCGGGTTCACAGTTCGATCCAGAGCTTGCCGAGTTGTTCATTCAATATATTGAGAAAAGAACCGCTCAGCAACAGTTGCAGTAG
- a CDS encoding sensor histidine kinase codes for MSYKQIKWMILLIPTFTVGIWEYIRHQFLMPYLSMDAGNWLTPVIVYLVSVTLLSRLFHMLEGARAALEQERAAKAALEARDQLARELHDGISQSLFLLSVKTDKAGRSLVGSGHEHEIQEIQKTVHEVNTYVRQAIAQLRFVPSSTVTSEIISLHAQVEVLVKETVPGAQIHWDLRGVTFSAKEQVELLACIREGLLNVRKHAQATRVQVHAEGNPIAWFIYIQDNGNGLSGDPLHLKDRYGLRITKERAAEMGWSFTLDSRPEHTRMTIGKEHT; via the coding sequence ATGTCCTATAAACAAATTAAATGGATGATTCTGCTGATCCCCACATTCACGGTTGGCATCTGGGAATACATTCGCCATCAGTTTCTGATGCCGTACCTTTCGATGGATGCTGGAAACTGGTTAACACCCGTCATCGTTTACCTCGTCAGCGTGACACTGCTCAGCCGATTGTTCCACATGCTCGAAGGTGCCAGGGCTGCTCTGGAGCAGGAACGTGCAGCGAAAGCAGCTCTGGAAGCTCGTGACCAATTGGCACGGGAACTTCACGACGGCATATCTCAGTCTCTTTTCCTGCTGTCAGTGAAGACCGATAAAGCAGGTCGTAGTCTGGTAGGGAGCGGACATGAGCATGAGATCCAGGAGATTCAAAAAACCGTGCATGAAGTCAATACATATGTAAGGCAAGCTATTGCCCAGTTGCGTTTTGTTCCTTCCTCTACGGTAACATCAGAAATTATTTCACTGCATGCGCAGGTCGAAGTGCTCGTCAAGGAAACGGTACCTGGTGCACAGATTCATTGGGACCTCAGGGGTGTAACGTTCTCTGCCAAGGAACAAGTGGAACTGCTCGCCTGTATCCGGGAGGGTTTACTGAATGTACGCAAACATGCGCAGGCCACCCGGGTTCAGGTTCACGCGGAAGGTAACCCAATTGCCTGGTTCATTTATATTCAGGATAATGGGAATGGACTAAGTGGAGATCCTCTTCATCTGAAGGATCGGTACGGACTGCGAATTACGAAAGAGCGTGCTGCCGAGATGGGTTGGTCTTTTACCCTCGATTCAAGACCGGAGCATACACGAATGACGATAGGAAAGGAGCATACTTAA
- a CDS encoding response regulator transcription factor, with protein MEHVRVLVVDDHAHAREAICSILSEDSLFEVIGTASNGQEALEITGQWMPDLILMDVQMPDMDGLEATRQIKLQFPYVIVVMVTVSDDVTFLFEALKQGAQGYLLKNLTPSTWLEYLRAIVSDDAPLSKELAYRILQEFPAPRSEDVQDNPLTARELEILQWVSAGYTNREIADQLGISDQTVKNHLKNILQKLQLENRVQLTRYALESGLAGRKLRK; from the coding sequence ATGGAACATGTACGTGTATTGGTTGTTGATGATCATGCGCATGCGCGTGAAGCGATCTGTAGCATTTTATCCGAGGACAGCCTGTTTGAAGTGATTGGTACAGCTTCGAATGGACAGGAAGCGCTGGAGATCACCGGGCAATGGATGCCCGACCTGATCCTGATGGACGTGCAGATGCCGGACATGGATGGGCTGGAAGCCACCCGTCAGATCAAGCTGCAATTCCCTTATGTTATTGTTGTTATGGTGACTGTATCGGATGATGTGACCTTTCTGTTCGAAGCATTGAAACAAGGCGCTCAAGGCTATTTGCTCAAAAATCTAACGCCTTCCACCTGGCTTGAATACCTGCGCGCCATCGTCAGTGACGACGCACCGCTCAGTAAGGAACTGGCCTACCGGATTTTGCAGGAGTTTCCCGCACCGCGCAGTGAAGATGTGCAAGATAACCCGCTAACGGCGCGGGAACTTGAGATCCTGCAATGGGTATCCGCGGGATATACCAATCGGGAGATCGCCGATCAACTCGGTATTTCAGACCAGACGGTGAAGAATCATCTCAAAAACATTTTGCAGAAGCTCCAGCTTGAAAACCGGGTACAACTCACCCGCTACGCGTTAGAGAGCGGGCTTGCAGGACGTAAGCTTCGCAAATAA
- a CDS encoding copper resistance CopC/CopD family protein has protein sequence MIFTRFTLKWGKRHWALVTCLLLVCCLVMPQWASAHAYIVKASPGENEILVAAPERLTLEFNESLQTAFYDIKITGPDGNQADDGNVKIDVDRPHILETGLQAGLGNGTYAVNWKAVSADGHPIQGAYVFHIGEPSGSPAGLSDLTSGSGSTGGPLKWIVSLTDWIQYLGLSVILGTLAFLLLRIAPTSMTREPMDVPGSYRLLWISYAAASFAALVSLPLNTLYESGVALNELSWALIVSALKLTSFGQIWMLQILIVMLLAVTILSGYDRDRSIRARIWSSYGSLVLVLGWLFTHAMTGHPAAADQRALAIAMDFVHLIGAAFWIGALTAMAICLPPLADKLPSKVRGEVYWVAIRRFTAWGIGAVAALVATGIYSSLIILPAPVLTSLFTTAYGLVLIGKIVLLIVMLVFAWRHARLARAATGSRLSGSLKAELATGAVILALAAVLTHLSPGQPAAVGPFQETKTTEDGSSITLQVSPNVTGENQFEVDVKHADGSIVNDLEQITLSLTHLDMDMGIYEITIPKNNTGVYKAEDYISMPGRWNIKVHLLTKTLDALDAEFEIDTAKP, from the coding sequence TTGATTTTTACACGCTTTACCCTGAAATGGGGCAAACGGCACTGGGCATTGGTCACCTGTCTGTTGCTCGTGTGCTGCCTTGTTATGCCACAGTGGGCATCTGCCCATGCTTATATTGTTAAGGCTTCGCCAGGAGAAAATGAGATCCTCGTAGCTGCTCCGGAGCGGCTGACGCTGGAGTTCAACGAATCCTTGCAGACGGCCTTTTATGATATCAAAATCACTGGACCTGACGGTAATCAGGCAGACGATGGAAATGTAAAGATTGATGTGGATCGCCCTCATATTCTGGAGACTGGCCTGCAAGCTGGACTCGGGAACGGGACTTATGCCGTTAACTGGAAAGCTGTATCTGCCGATGGACACCCGATCCAAGGGGCATATGTTTTCCATATCGGTGAACCGTCCGGTTCTCCTGCCGGACTGAGTGATCTTACATCCGGTTCGGGTTCAACAGGCGGGCCGCTGAAATGGATCGTATCCCTGACAGACTGGATTCAGTATCTCGGATTGTCTGTCATTCTGGGGACACTTGCATTCTTGCTGCTGCGAATTGCACCGACATCCATGACAAGAGAACCTATGGACGTTCCGGGTAGCTACAGATTGTTATGGATCAGCTATGCTGCTGCTTCCTTTGCCGCTCTGGTCAGCCTGCCACTGAATACGTTATATGAATCTGGTGTGGCTCTTAACGAATTAAGCTGGGCACTGATTGTAAGTGCGCTCAAACTGACGTCTTTTGGCCAGATCTGGATGTTACAGATACTCATTGTAATGCTGCTGGCTGTCACGATTCTCTCCGGATATGATCGCGATCGATCCATCCGTGCTCGCATCTGGTCTTCTTACGGGTCACTCGTGCTCGTGCTTGGATGGCTGTTCACTCATGCCATGACGGGACATCCGGCTGCGGCGGATCAACGTGCTCTTGCGATTGCCATGGACTTCGTGCATCTGATCGGTGCTGCTTTCTGGATTGGTGCATTAACCGCCATGGCGATATGTCTGCCCCCACTGGCGGATAAGCTGCCTTCGAAGGTACGAGGAGAAGTTTACTGGGTTGCTATTCGCAGGTTTACCGCCTGGGGGATTGGCGCCGTAGCCGCTCTGGTTGCTACAGGGATATACAGCAGTCTGATTATTCTGCCTGCACCTGTGCTGACCTCCTTGTTCACTACAGCCTATGGCCTTGTCCTGATCGGCAAGATCGTCCTGCTGATTGTGATGCTTGTCTTCGCGTGGCGTCATGCCAGATTGGCAAGAGCAGCAACGGGAAGCAGATTATCCGGCAGCCTGAAAGCCGAGCTTGCTACTGGTGCTGTGATTCTCGCTCTTGCTGCCGTACTGACACACCTGTCTCCGGGACAACCAGCAGCGGTCGGTCCGTTTCAGGAGACAAAGACTACAGAAGACGGCTCGTCGATCACACTTCAGGTGAGTCCCAATGTAACGGGAGAGAACCAATTTGAAGTCGATGTGAAACATGCAGATGGCAGTATCGTTAATGATCTGGAACAGATCACCCTGTCACTCACACATCTGGACATGGATATGGGGATCTATGAGATTACCATTCCGAAAAATAACACTGGTGTGTACAAGGCTGAAGATTACATCTCCATGCCTGGACGTTGGAATATCAAGGTACATCTTCTGACCAAAACGTTGGATGCACTGGATGCCGAATTTGAGATCGACACCGCCAAGCCATAG
- a CDS encoding YcnI family protein, which translates to MKKTSWISKLTSTIATGTAAFMLFAGFASAHVTVSPSVAQTSAWQTYTIKIPSEKELPTTKITMKVPEGVAFKQYQPLAGWKITTEKNDSNEVTSITWEIDGDNEGILAGQFQQFNFVAQNPKAEAEVAWDAFQYYSDGSIVEWTGQPSDANPHSITTISEDPAAGNAAAGGGHANDGHDSAGTEGATGDNAATDDSKANDDTTLGDALNDTVTGEPNNTDTDPGTLKLQQATLIVSILALILSFLGIALATRRKKR; encoded by the coding sequence TTGAAGAAAACATCATGGATTTCCAAACTAACATCCACTATCGCAACAGGTACCGCAGCATTCATGTTATTCGCCGGATTCGCGAGCGCTCACGTTACCGTTAGCCCATCCGTTGCACAGACAAGCGCATGGCAGACGTACACGATTAAGATTCCATCCGAGAAAGAACTGCCTACAACCAAAATCACCATGAAAGTTCCGGAAGGTGTTGCATTCAAGCAATATCAACCACTGGCAGGCTGGAAAATCACTACAGAGAAGAACGATTCCAATGAAGTAACATCGATTACGTGGGAAATTGACGGCGATAACGAAGGCATTCTGGCAGGACAATTCCAGCAGTTCAACTTCGTTGCACAGAACCCTAAGGCGGAAGCTGAAGTAGCTTGGGATGCCTTCCAATATTACAGCGATGGCAGCATCGTAGAATGGACAGGCCAACCAAGTGACGCCAACCCGCACAGTATCACAACGATTAGCGAAGATCCGGCTGCTGGTAATGCTGCGGCAGGTGGAGGTCATGCCAACGATGGACATGATAGTGCAGGTACAGAAGGAGCTACTGGGGATAATGCAGCTACCGACGATAGCAAAGCAAACGATGACACTACGTTGGGTGATGCACTCAATGACACCGTTACAGGTGAACCAAACAACACGGATACAGACCCGGGTACGCTGAAGCTTCAACAAGCAACACTCATCGTATCCATTCTGGCCCTGATCCTGTCCTTCCTGGGAATCGCGTTGGCTACACGTCGCAAAAAACGTTAA
- a CDS encoding DUF445 domain-containing protein — translation MAKPKQTKKAAAWSLVVMGAGFAASLPFQGAPVGKLLVGSFEAGLVGGLADWFAVTALFRHPLGIPIPHTALLPKNRDKMTEGLVSAVENNLLNKDSITEKIADFKAAETVLDTLTRELHSDGIKIMIDTLCKRILAGLPLEQIAPLVAREIKSQAGAFDLGPILERAAHQMTERGYDAKALDYGLKQAEEWLVKPETIMFLGESGMKAISGIQMNGLMQFAMNAFLGYMNEERLGGILQGYLFDRVEDMKREGSALRYKVLDMVRTQTVRLAMSEAMQDGINSWKNNMLEGWNAEETVLNKLTELRDKALAAMEDGQYVDTYALPAIERVLVDLRADDELMTGMNAKIINGVTTLLEKNHSKIGKLVRENVDKMDNATLVSMIEDKVGQDLQWIRINGAVTGFVIGIALTALQMALA, via the coding sequence ATGGCTAAACCTAAACAAACCAAAAAAGCAGCTGCCTGGTCTCTCGTAGTAATGGGAGCGGGATTTGCTGCATCCTTGCCGTTCCAGGGCGCTCCTGTGGGCAAGTTGCTGGTAGGATCATTTGAAGCGGGACTCGTGGGTGGACTTGCGGACTGGTTCGCCGTTACCGCATTATTCCGTCACCCGCTCGGCATTCCCATTCCACACACGGCATTGCTGCCGAAAAATCGCGATAAAATGACGGAAGGTCTGGTCTCGGCAGTAGAGAATAACTTGCTCAACAAAGACAGCATTACCGAGAAAATTGCAGATTTCAAAGCAGCAGAGACGGTGCTCGATACGTTGACCCGTGAGCTTCACAGTGACGGGATCAAGATCATGATTGATACGCTCTGCAAGCGAATTCTGGCGGGTCTGCCGTTAGAGCAGATTGCTCCGCTCGTGGCACGTGAGATCAAGTCACAAGCGGGCGCCTTTGATCTGGGTCCGATTCTGGAACGGGCTGCCCACCAGATGACAGAGCGGGGTTACGACGCCAAAGCGCTGGACTACGGATTAAAGCAAGCCGAGGAGTGGCTGGTTAAACCCGAGACGATCATGTTTTTGGGTGAAAGCGGCATGAAAGCCATCAGCGGCATTCAGATGAACGGATTGATGCAGTTTGCGATGAATGCGTTCCTTGGTTATATGAACGAGGAGCGTCTGGGTGGCATTTTACAAGGATATCTCTTCGATCGGGTAGAGGATATGAAACGTGAAGGCAGCGCTCTAAGGTACAAGGTGCTTGATATGGTACGTACCCAGACGGTGCGTCTGGCAATGAGCGAGGCTATGCAAGATGGAATCAACAGTTGGAAGAACAATATGCTGGAGGGCTGGAACGCAGAGGAAACGGTGCTGAACAAACTCACCGAACTGAGAGACAAGGCGCTCGCTGCGATGGAAGATGGACAGTATGTAGATACGTATGCACTGCCTGCCATTGAGCGGGTATTGGTTGATCTGCGGGCAGATGACGAGTTGATGACAGGCATGAATGCCAAGATCATAAATGGTGTCACAACACTGCTGGAGAAAAACCATTCCAAAATCGGTAAACTGGTACGCGAAAATGTGGACAAAATGGACAATGCCACTTTGGTTTCGATGATTGAGGATAAGGTTGGACAGGATCTGCAATGGATTCGGATCAACGGAGCCGTTACCGGATTTGTTATCGGGATTGCGCTGACTGCGCTGCAGATGGCATTGGCATAA
- a CDS encoding aldo/keto reductase: MKHVQDTTTLYNGVKMPWLGFGVFKVKDGDEVVHAVKTAIQAGYRSIDTAKAYNNETGVAQGIRESGVAREDLFITTKVWNSDQGYESTLAAFEASMERLELEYLDLYLIHWPVKGKYKDTWRALEKLHKEGRIRAIGVSNFQIHHLEDLMIDATIKPAVNQVELHPLLIQSELREYCNKHQIQIEAWSPLGQGHLMDHPLLKDIAAKYSKSPAQVILRWDLQNGIVTIPKSVTPERIRANADLYDFELTSEEIEQINSLNENKRFGSDPDNFNF; this comes from the coding sequence ATGAAACACGTGCAGGACACAACCACGCTCTATAACGGAGTCAAAATGCCATGGCTGGGTTTTGGGGTATTCAAAGTTAAAGACGGAGACGAAGTCGTTCATGCTGTCAAAACAGCCATTCAAGCTGGTTATCGCAGCATCGACACTGCCAAAGCGTATAACAACGAAACAGGTGTCGCTCAGGGTATTCGTGAATCTGGAGTAGCTCGTGAGGATCTGTTCATTACCACGAAAGTATGGAATAGTGATCAGGGATATGAATCCACGCTGGCTGCCTTCGAAGCAAGCATGGAACGACTCGAACTGGAGTACCTGGATCTCTATCTTATCCACTGGCCGGTTAAGGGCAAGTACAAAGACACATGGCGAGCGCTGGAGAAACTCCATAAAGAAGGACGCATCCGCGCGATCGGTGTGAGCAACTTCCAGATTCACCATCTGGAAGACTTGATGATCGATGCCACGATCAAACCAGCGGTTAATCAGGTGGAGCTTCACCCACTATTGATTCAGTCAGAGCTTCGTGAGTACTGCAACAAACATCAGATTCAGATCGAAGCCTGGTCTCCGCTCGGACAAGGTCATCTGATGGATCATCCGTTGCTGAAGGATATCGCCGCCAAATACAGCAAGTCCCCCGCACAAGTAATTCTGCGCTGGGATCTGCAGAACGGCATCGTGACGATACCGAAATCCGTCACCCCTGAGCGTATTCGCGCGAACGCCGACCTCTACGATTTTGAGTTAACTTCGGAAGAAATAGAGCAGATTAACAGCCTGAACGAGAATAAACGCTTTGGTTCTGATCCAGACAACTTTAACTTCTAA
- a CDS encoding sigma-70 family RNA polymerase sigma factor, translating to MIRLNHRKTKEEQFSEKITEIQNKLYRLAYCYVKNEQEALDIVSEAVYKGFIAYGKIESMTYFDSWMSRIVINTAIDHIRRNQRVTYMEDHAQEFVAPERGASLEEKMDLYDALDRLIPEEKAYIILKFFVNLPFREMAEVLSIPENTVKSKFYRIIKKLKIYLIEGEVENV from the coding sequence GTGATTAGACTGAACCATAGAAAGACAAAAGAAGAACAGTTCAGCGAGAAAATAACAGAGATTCAAAATAAATTATATCGACTGGCATACTGCTATGTTAAAAATGAACAAGAAGCGCTGGATATCGTATCCGAAGCGGTCTACAAAGGGTTCATCGCTTATGGAAAGATAGAGTCCATGACTTATTTTGATTCCTGGATGTCACGAATTGTGATTAACACAGCGATAGATCATATTCGACGTAACCAGCGAGTGACCTATATGGAGGATCATGCGCAGGAGTTTGTGGCTCCAGAGCGAGGGGCGTCGCTGGAAGAAAAAATGGATCTATATGATGCACTGGACCGGCTTATCCCCGAGGAAAAAGCCTATATTATATTAAAATTCTTTGTGAATCTGCCTTTTCGAGAGATGGCTGAAGTGCTCTCCATACCGGAAAATACAGTTAAGTCCAAATTCTATCGTATTATCAAAAAATTAAAAATTTATTTGATTGAAGGAGAGGTTGAGAACGTATGA
- a CDS encoding cupin domain-containing protein, translating into MTTHELSPLVAALNMQPHVEGGWYKEEWKASYQIPQSVLPDTYSGPRFSASSTYFLLHAHEISEWHTVLSDELWLWHSGSPVELKLGGNGENPENEEVLVLGMDIAAGQSPQVLVPAGVWQTARPLGDEPVLVTCVVAPGFHFDDFKLVSKGE; encoded by the coding sequence ATGACGACACATGAATTATCGCCATTGGTTGCTGCGCTCAATATGCAGCCTCACGTTGAAGGCGGTTGGTATAAGGAAGAATGGAAGGCATCTTATCAGATTCCACAGTCCGTTCTGCCGGATACATACTCCGGCCCAAGATTCTCGGCAAGTTCCACGTATTTCCTGCTGCACGCACATGAAATCTCCGAGTGGCATACGGTTCTGTCCGATGAACTTTGGCTGTGGCACAGCGGCAGTCCGGTTGAACTGAAGCTGGGCGGCAACGGGGAGAACCCGGAGAACGAGGAAGTTCTTGTTCTGGGGATGGATATTGCTGCGGGGCAATCACCACAGGTGCTCGTTCCTGCCGGCGTATGGCAGACAGCGCGCCCGCTGGGCGATGAACCTGTACTGGTAACTTGCGTAGTAGCGCCAGGTTTCCACTTTGATGATTTCAAGCTGGTATCCAAAGGCGAATAG